The following nucleotide sequence is from Melopsittacus undulatus isolate bMelUnd1 unplaced genomic scaffold, bMelUnd1.mat.Z mat_scaffold_700_arrow_ctg1, whole genome shotgun sequence.
CCAGTCGAGACGCTGTTTCTTGGCATTACCAGGGGATGAGCCGGTTCTGGTGCAGGGTTGTGGTGGATTAGAGACGAACCCACTCCCCACAGACGAGGCATTCCGGCTCCGCCGCCGCAGCGGCCTTTAGGGCACCGACGAGTCCCTGGCTGCTAATTACCACCTTTAACTGGGAGGCCCGGCTAATtactcagctgcagcagggactcAGCCCGAGCCCCCAGACCTTCCCCGTCTCTGGCCACCTCCCAGCCCAGCAAGCAACGTAGCTGCACAGCTTCTGACCCCactccccttccctctctgccTCTTGCCGCTTCCTGCGGTGCTGCTGATTTTTAGCAGCAGGACGGTAGTAATTGCATGTCTCGGTTGATGTTCTATAATTTGATACCTCGATGGAAAATGTCCAGCAGGGATTCggggaaaacagagaaaaagagaagcaaatgaaaagcaaagcctTGCGGCTTTGTGATGTGCTCAAGAGCCCCGGGGACAGCGACGGGCACCAAGCACAGGGGCCGGGCCTTGCCCCGAGCCTGGCCGCACTTCAGGACGGGCGGATGGACAGACCGACAGACAGACAGAGAGGATCCTTGCGAGACTCGGCACCCGACGGGAGAAGTGACTGGCTCGGTGATACTGCGGACGGGGAGCGATTTGCTCGGTCTGTCAGACTCCCTGTTACCCTCTGCGGTCTGAAAAAAGCACCATTTAGGATGCGCAGCGCGGAATCGAAATAACTGATTTGATAGCAATTAACGtatctttaaaatgtgaaagcaGCCGAATTCGCTCGAGAAAATCTGCCCGCGAGCTCTTGCCTCTCCCGGCAAAGGCCAGGACAAGCCGTCAGGGAAAGCGACTGGAGAACCTGCCCCGGTGCCGGCTTCCGTCTGTCCCTGTGGATCTGCCTACGAACTCGGACTCGGCTTTCTAACCTGCCTCAGCAggggggaagaaataaaagaataaaaacaatcaAAAGCATTACACATCTCAGAGCAATAGTTCATAAAATACtttattgaaataaagtaaatatCTTCGCATTAATAAAACCGAtcataaaatgcagttttcGAATAACTAGGGGCACCACAGGGTTTTAGACAGCGAGTAGATGTGTCAGATGGGATCCAGTGTCCTTCCGGGCCCTCGCACACAACACCGGCGGCCGTAGCGCAGCACTCCGTGGGCGCGGAGAGGAGCGGCGGGGATGCGACCGGCCTAAAAGTTCAGTTCGCCGGAGGCCGAAGGCGACCGTCGCCATTAACTGGGGCCGCCCTTCGCCCCCGTCCCGCCGGAGAGGTTGGGGCCGGCCGCGGGCTCGGCGGGCAGCACCCGAAGGGCGGCGGGGCCGTCGGGGGGCCCCAGGCCATCACCCTCACTCCTCCTGGCTAACCTCGGCCGGCGAGCCCAGGCTCTCGGGCGGCTTCTCGGTGTCCCGGGCTCGCTCCTGCTCCGAGAGCTGCtcgctgctggggatggagttCTTCTTGGGGCGGCCCTTGGGCTTGGTGGGGGACTCCAGGCCTCCCCCCTGCAACACCTGCGGAGCGGGgagggggcagaggaggagggaggcacCCCGATAAAACCGTGCTGCCACCGTGAACACCCCTCTCCACCATCTCCCGGAGCAAAGCACCGCGTCCGGGCAGCAGCCAGGGGAGCAGCCGAGGCTGCCGGCGCGGCTCTTCCTGGGGGCAGAGCTGCAAGGCCGGGCAGGCTCGGACCAAGCAAAGGGGTGTCCTTAAGACCGGTTTTTAGTATCAttatcattagtagtagtatCTTTAAGGCAGGGCTGTCCCGCAGAAGGACTAGCCCCCTGGGCACGGTACCGTGCTCAGAAGGGGTGAACTCGGGCACTTactattttcttccatttcatgCGCCTGTTCTGGTACCAGGTTTTCACCTGAAGCTGGCTGAGCCCCAGCGATTCGGCCAGGTCTATTCTGCGGGCGAGAGAGAGGCAATGAGCTCCGGTAGCTTTCGTCTCGGCTGGCAGCCTCACTCTTTCTTCGGAAAAAACGGGCCCCCGTCTCGTCCCGCCCCTGATCCGCAGGGTCCTACCTGTCGGGCGTGGAGAGGTATTTCTGCTTCTCGAAGCGCTTCTCTAGACCCATGAGCTGCAGCTCGGTGAAAACGGTGCGGCTGCGGCGGCCCTTTTTGGCCTTGCTGCCCGGCTCCGGGGGGCCCGGCTCCAGCTTGCCACGAAGGTGCAGCTCCAGCGGGAGATGGGGCGAGACCGAGCCGCCCTGCAGCCCCGAGCCGGCCGCAAGCAGCGCCGAGCCCAGCCCCGAGCAGCCCAAAGGAGCCAGCGGGAACTTGAACACGGCGGCCGGCTCCGCCTTCAGCACCGCTGCGGGAGACAGGGACCGTCAGCT
It contains:
- the LOC117438840 gene encoding homeobox protein BarH-like 1b encodes the protein MQHPLELGAAHYFPAEAFPDHRSHRYRSFMIEEILTDPPDAKGAAPAGELLKFGVQALLSARPYHNHLAVLKAEPAAVFKFPLAPLGCSGLGSALLAAGSGLQGGSVSPHLPLELHLRGKLEPGPPEPGSKAKKGRRSRTVFTELQLMGLEKRFEKQKYLSTPDRIDLAESLGLSQLQVKTWYQNRRMKWKKIVLQGGGLESPTKPKGRPKKNSIPSSEQLSEQERARDTEKPPESLGSPAEVSQEE